ATTGTTTACATCGGCTTCTGGCGGGTCATTCGCTGTAACATGATTTTTGATGGTCAAGCTATCGTCAGAGACGGAATTATTTTCTTGCGTTTGTTTCTTGTTTATTGAGACTTTACCTCTGTACACCTTCTGCCTTTTTATCGTGTTCTGCTCGTGCTCTCGCGCTTTCTCGGTGGGTTTGCGTTTCCTACCCGATCTCGACTCTTCTACTCGTGTGCCCTCCTGATCCTGTTGATCGTTCTTTCGCGGCGAACTCAGATCGATCTCAACAGATTTTGCGTTTGGTTGCGCATTTTCGCTCGCTAGATCCACATTGACATCCTTTTGCTCCTGCGTAGCATGCGGACTTTTCGCAATAGTATCTTTGGACATTTTGCTAGGTGTCGGTCGGAATGTTTTCTTCTTCCGCGATGCGGTCTTCTTGGACGGCGCCACGGGCAGCTCGAGGAGTTGCTTCAGTGCCAATTCCCGTTCGACTAACGGATCGAGTTTCGGCGGATTGCTGTGATCGATGTGTTCTACGTTCGACGGACTCTTGTTTTCCTCTGTGAGTGTCGGTGGCTTCAAAATGGACCAATCAGGATCACCATCGCCTTCTAAAATGGCCAGCAATTCTTTGTTGTCGGAATTGCTATCCTTGCTCGTTTCCGTTGCCTTTTTATCACAGTTATCCATCGCCGATTGCGCGGATGAGGGTGGAACAGAAGAGATGGCTTGCTGCGGCAATGGTATGAGTCCGGGTATCCCGGCGTTAACCGGGCTGCCCGCCAATTTACTGGACAATCTTTGCGTTAATTTcttcacaaaaaatatgtcTGGTCCACGCGGTGCATCCACGATGGTCTTCTGCTTCTCACGAAGGCGCTCCTTTAACACTTCCGTCACTTCGGCCGGGGATGCTATTTGACTTGTTAAATGCCGGGAACGATTTTTAGGAACTGCGGTTTGCGATTGTGGCGTTGTATTAAATGCACGTGTTTCCATACTTCGTAAAGATTTGCCAGTGGATGAAATCTTCTcgcttttatttaaagatgCTGACTCTCCCTTAGTCACCTTgcttttcttttgattttccGTTTGTTCAGTCGACTGTTTCGTTGTCTTCTTCTCGCTTGTGTCACGTATCCCATCTgcatattctttatttgtagaaattttttcttgaagaCTTGGAGCCGCTTTATTCGTAACAGTCTGATTTACTTTTGTTTCGTccattaaactttttaattcgATTTCTACGGAATCATGATCAATTTTTGAAGTTGATTGCACGTCTTCTTCTGCATTTTCAACGTCCCAATcgtcaaaaatatcttgaataaCGCTCCTTTTCTTCTTCGAATCCACTGTTAAAGTCTTGTGAGCAAGTGTATCCTCTTGTTTGTGTTCAGTGATCTCTTTAATAGCTttcttatgtatattttcattCTGGGAAATATCCGTCTTAACTTCAGAATCAGCATCCTCTgtgtttgtaattttcttaTCTATTATAATAGTAACATTATCCTCTTTACTGGCAGAACTGACCAAAGTTTTGCTATCAGTCGCATTTGGCTCAATATTTTCATCCCTCACACTTTCGATTGCAATTTCAGTTACATTTTCAAGTTCGGTAtcatatttactattttctaTACATTCTTTATTATCCTGCTGCTCGCACTGTTCAGTAGCATCTATAACTTCCGTCACTTCTATTATAGTACCTTCACTTTCTTGACTGTAATCAATTAGATTAATCTCATTCTCTCCATGATTGGTCTCCACAATTCTTTCTTCCTGCAAGGTAACTATATTTTCCTGGCTGCATTTACTAGCCTCCTTCTCGTCTAAGACAATATAATTATCCGCTGCTGCATCCGTTGTAATTGGTATAGTTTCCACGACTACAATTACTTCTCCATCTTCTTGTACTAATTTGGTCAGTTCAGCATCCGTTATTATCGAGTTATTTTGGTTGCTGTCGTTATCATGTATTTCCTTGATTATCTCCTTAACTGATTCATGAGATTCATGAATCTGGTCCTCAGAATTTTCGCTAAGTCTAGCCTTGTCTAATGTCGAACACTGTCTATGTACAGTATCGGATTGATTtgcattttctattacattacATCCACTTTCTACATCTGTTGCTTCCTTGTTTACTTCTATTACTTTAGATTCGGTTATCACATTTGAACTTTGGTCTTCCTCGCTGGACAGATATTGTGGTTTAAAATCCATTATCTCATCTTTTGTCTGTTCATAGATGTTAATCCTTTCCTCTTCTGATGTGCAAACTTCCATTTCTGGCTCGCTTAACTTAGGATTTGCTACATCATTTTCATTGCCATCAATTTCTTTAGTGGATACATCCACTTGACTTGTATCCATGTATTCTTCAGATACAGTTtctacattaatattaacattatctACCATAGATTCCTCTGGTAGCTTATACGCATTTGGCAAATCTTGATTATCTTCTATAACAGAAACAGTTTCGACATCTTGATTAGTGATTTGAGTcgtttgtatatttatatctgcaggtacttcttcaattttaaGAACCAGCACTTGCGGTATATCGGATTGTTCCATGGTAAAGTATCAAGATTACTCCAGGCTTATTAAATTGTACAGTCTCCTGTTtcgcaagaaaataatttcgtgataaatttgtaatatgtatgtgtgttttcataaaaactaattaacCTAACCTAACAATTCAATGACATTCATTAGAAATGCCCGCGAACATCAATCTCTTATCTAacaattcttataataataacgattcCAACGATCTTctcaaatgcaaaataattattataagagatgtggaaatttaataataaaaatttatataactcttgataaatttataataaaaacgtgATACCAGTAAACTCATTCGGTGTTACCGCGAGACGAATAAACGGCGCGGCAGTATCGATAAGAATACTCGATAATCTCGCTAATTCCCAAACGATATTTTCGAAAGATGAAACTTACAATGCGACCTAATGGCAGAATGCAGCAAGCTTACCGTCTAACAGAGATGTGCCCATACTTTTGATGTCCCGCCGAAAATCACATGATACTGCAATTTTAGGAAAAAGTGAACGTCGTGCAATCACTGTATTATACGCAAAATCCGTTCCCGCTTGCACTCAAGTCGATCttatagaaaaaaacaattatttccatAAATCCAAACACCATGTTTACAAGAACGAAATAAGAGCCACGCACTACGGATGTCAACTCAAATACTGTCTTTCGAATCGACGTGCGGCTTCGTGATCACGTATCGCCGAAGCACCGTAGCCGGAGCATTGCGTTGTCACGCGCGTGAGACGATACACACGATTCTCTACAGCTTCCGTACCGTAAAATAATCGtactttttatcattaattaacgAACGCTAGATACTTCAGCCTTGTTATCTTTGTTCGCGAATTGTTGACGATTTACAACTAATTCACAAACATTGGAAAATTTGCACGCATTTTTTGTCCAATATATCTACCGGTATCCAATAAGCAAATGCATTTTCTAGGGATAGAAATGTAACTAGAGTTTTcccttctcttctttctctcgtcctctctatatatattcatgACCAATGTTTCCAAATACAGATGTCGTTACAGTTTATATGTAGCGTAAACAATTTGTCTTAGTTTAGGGTCGAGTAGGTAGGATAGGTAGGTTGATAGGTTATGATTCTATTTTGTTAGAGATTTCATaggcttttttttttcttttctcactaaatcttttaactttttcattaaGAAATCTAACGTATATATTGGATTACATTCAAATTTGTCATTATCATACATTTCAGGATGTTGTATAGCATGACCTTAACGAAAACTGAATGTATGATAATGACAAATTTGAATCTAATCCAATACATACagtcttataattttataattgaaatttgttttaaaaaattttaactattcatattatttatataaatatttttggtttttagtatttttgtaCAGTCTTAAAAACATACAAATGCATGGTTTATATActtctacgattttttttactgtatatttaagaacaaatttttattattttaaccaGCATCTAGCAATGGCTTCTAAGGTAATTGCACTTGGTCAAAATGAGGCTGTAGAACTTACGGTAGAACgaatgaataaaacaaaaatacatagaaaGAAAGATCAGAAACGTACTTCACCcacagcaaattttatttctgtacaGAAAGTTGAGAAGAAAAGATCTACAGATAGCAAGGATAAAAGCTGGTGTAATACTTTTGCAAAGCAAAATGAATTATACTTTAAACAAGTGCAATCTTCTAAACATTGCAAAACTGAAgaggctaaaaaaaatttaaatattaaaaatcagcAGAAAAAATGTGTAAGTATTACATACAAtcttactttaaattaatatacatatatgaatttatatctTTGATATTGTgatcaaaatacttttttatacttaGGATAACCATACAAATGCAAAttcattcaaaaaaatatcttctcAAAAGAAATCTGAAGATCATTCAAAAACACGATGCTGTTGTTCAGTTCTCGTTCAAGATCGTGCTATACAACATCCTGAAATGTATGATAATGACAAATTTGAATCTAATCCAATACATATATTAGGTTCCTTAATGAAAGAGTTAAAAGATTTAgtgagaaaagataaaaaagccTGTGAAATCTCTAACAAAATAGAACAAGTGTTGTCAAAGATATCTGCAAAtcctgaaaatttattatctgaggtatttatgtaatttatatctttggACATGTACATTTCATCCTATAatcttgttaaattttttactatttatattatttttgaataagttatatcctattatttatttttataggatttaaaaattaaattaaaagacagTAAAGCTCAAATTGAGGATTCTAGTGAAAAGATAAAGAGTATATGGGAATTGCAGATGTTAAAAGAAGACAAATTGCGCAGGTTtgatatgatatataaagatattaaaatattaatttaatggttaattttttaaatttttttttactattttaaattagcCAAATTCGAGAGCAAGAAAATTACATAAAGGAAGTTGATGAGAAACAAGCAATGTTAGAAGGCCAAGCAAAGATGCTTAAAGAACAATGGGAAGAAATAACTCGCACAgcagaagataaaaataaagtgatATTGAGATTAAAACAacaaatcgaaaaaaataacgaattatCAGAAAGAGTAATATCAGATTTAAGAGCAGATCTGGTCAAGCAAACAGAACTTGcagaaaagaattatattaatactcAATACTTGACACTAGAGAGAGATAAATATTCAGAATTATGCTGTCAAAAAAATACGctaattaaagattatcaaaatataataaagttagtACTCGTCTCTTAATactctatatgtatataatttgaaaattttactgaCAATGCCATGTAAATGATGTTACACTATCAATGAACTCattagtaaatttaaaaacatgcTTTACTTATCAATACACATCAtacatattaatgaatatattgcaattacaGGAAATTACAAAATCAGATCGCAAAATTGGAGATGAATGAAGTGAAGGTACGATCGGCTAATACATCGACAGTTCATACAGTACGGGCCTGCTCATCTCCTACTTCGAGTTTTTCCAATCGTTCTACTGAATCTTGGGATTTATCGAACATTTCTTCAGTGAGGCACGAAACTCGAGAACACATTGCTGTAGACGCGACCGTTAAAGACTCTGCACATTTAGAACTCGTTAGTTTACTCGATGGAGAATCGTCACATACTATACTTGATTCTTACCAAAATCAAGGTAAGtctttgaatttattacatgaattgcgaaaatattgttattaatatgaagccatcttaatataaatttttaatttacattatgcTTTATAATCGcagttacaaataataaaggaGCAGCAGCGCAAAATAATAGCGGTATAAATACAAGCGGTGTGATAGGAAGAGGATCTTCAtttcattctttaaaaaagGATTACAATAAGGAAAATGACGTATATAAAGCGAGAAAGTTTTCAAGATCTGAGGaaatacaaaacaatattaaaaaaaaatcgtttcaTGAttcaaaaattgtagaaagtatTGCATCGAATAGAATACCAGTCAGTGTTCCGAGTCCAGTGCGGGATTATCCACATCCTGATTGGAGTGACACCAGTTTCAGTACGGTTTCCAACTTGGACATGGTGTCGTCGAAGAATGATTAATTGTACAGGTGGTCACATTAAGTGAAATTTACTCGATTTTccatattaaatgtttaagaagataaactttattattactaaataatttttttaatacataatgaCACGACTGATTTTTAGTCAGATAATTAATTCCATCCATTAATTTTCTAGAGTACAAATGTAGTTTAACTCTGCTTCCTAGTTTTGGTATACTAGGATTTCACCAGCGATTTAAGAATTAAAGTGAGGATCATTAGAGCCTTAAAATTTCCccgaaaaataattgttataattactatttgaactgaaaataaataattactgtcataattattatttgactGAATGTGCagatttttatcttgttataGAGctgtgataaatatataatgcacattctgtttcataataaaacttaatgcggtttatattaaatgttatgcGTTAAATATCTTAGAGATGTGttaaacacataattttccgcaaaaattctattcagaatggcaaaatataaaatcatctGCATTTTACACGAATATCATTgagttttcatattttgtatactATTTCATATtaagagataaatttaataaaatttaaattgtaaaaaaaatagttgtaaaaaatggaaaatatatttttctgtaaatatataaaacttttatttgtaaagtcATTTGTAGTCCTTATGGTAGCAAGATTTTGACATATGCCTGcattattatgaattaattatgcatatataatgTGTTTCAACATATACACTTGCTTTACGGAGAATAGGACacgaatataattttgcgTACAAGAACAagatgtatatatagatatatatatattttgctttttttatcacatatgtatatatacaagtaaagtataatacttataatattttgtaagtcTTAATAGGATTAAAAGGGAACATTTTAATACACGTAAAACATTCATCAGCTTTGCATGAAGACGTCTTGAAATACATATTCGTGTTTTCCAGTAAGCGTGTGGTATGTACTTTTTCTCCTGTGaacgttcgatttttttttttcttcttttgatGAGACTTCTAATGATCGAGAAACGTTTATTTGCTAATCGCTAATAACATTACGAACACAGTCCCAACGATTCGAAACGTGCGCAAAATGAGTAACGAGAAACTTCGAAACGAAAAAGACTGTCTTCGCGTTTTTGATCGTTCGGATGAAAATGCGATAAAAACGGAcgataatgtttaaaaatctttttatttatactcatGCTCCTTCACAAGGGAATTTTCCTcgatttgttcttttttttacatttaattgtaatatatctaAGGACGTACCGTAtcggttttataaaatagtattaataaatcacaagTTTCGCCAGtcgtttaattttgattattaatttcaccCTCGATATAAAATCGCGTGCCTCCCCTCCCACCCTTTTCGCATTCGCACACTTGTAGAttcgatatatatatcgatGTCCCCTTTTTATTCTGTTCCCATGTTCCCAGAAAGCAATGTCCAATTTTGAGGCGCGATGCGACTCTCCGCTTCGAAGAAAATTCCGTCGCGATTTGGCGAATTGAGGATATTGAAGTTCCCTCTTCTCTCGGATACGTATACTTTCACGTACAAGTGAGTACGGTTGTGTTTTTACAGTGTGTTAGAGGCGTTCTAAAAAAcgtgaattttatttgattcgcTCGTGTAATTCCGCCGGTAATCTCCGACATTACGCGCGTTTAAATTGTCTCCTTAacttataatatcaaatatgcATATGTTGACTGTATCTAAAGTCGTGCACATTTTCCAAGCTACACATTTGGAAAACTCTCTCGAGCAAAACGTTTAATTGAttgaaatcttttaattttcaacagtAAATCATTCTGcgataatatatgtatttattcttAGATCacgattttgataaatttaattttattggaaaaattaattgaattaaaatttaatttttaaagtaataatttaaatatgtaatctCGGAGACTCAAACTATCAAAATCCtctaatttgaaaattattcttaacaaATCGCGAGAGACTTTCGACACAGTCTGCATATGCAAATCGCCTAAATTAAATTCGATAATATCTAGACTATGATGAAAGCCATACAGTGTTCTGTCGATGAGAAACTACTTCGATAAAACACTGTAAGTCGATCAACTGAATGATAACAGTAACGGTGTTACTGATGGAAGGACATGTTGTATACGCAAATGTTTGCTATGTTAACGTCTTGATATCAGCTAGCTTTTATTTCTTGGAGGGATTGCCGGAGTTGGTTTTATCAACGAGCCGCGCGGAAAATTAAAgagaatgcaattttaattttgtacactCGGTTGACGCTGAAATTCTGCGAAGATCCGATTAAAAAGAACGATATCACGTGATGTCGCACAACTCTTGACAGTGCTCGAAGTAGCTTTTTCATCCGCCGTATAAAACTTTCATTCCTCACGCATTAATCGTGTAAAAGATGTCGCGGATCCTGCATTTcctcttttcattaaatttgcacTCGTGAATTTCTCGAAAATGATTCGTGACGCCGTATCGAAATCTCGATCGGATGATCGCTACATAAAGTTTTGTGAGATCCGATCAGCGCTCGTTCGATCGGTCATCGATGGCGTCCGCTGACGTTACGTGGGAGCACATCAAAGGCTGTCACGCATTTGCGAAATTACATCGAGATCTCGCTTCACCATCACTTTGTTTTGCATACGAATAGTCCAAAGGTTAACGTcggagagaaaaatatttcacacacaGTGTTCGGCACGATGGAAACCTATGCGCAAGAGTGTACGTGTGCGTTCGTAtatctatcattttttttttaataaatacatatgtacatgtgTCGATCGTAAAGTTAAACGCATCGGCGTTTGCAGTTCGCTTTTGGTACTATTTGCTTTTCGTCCTTTTGATTTCTTCGCTTTGAAACGCATGAAtcatgcgttttttttttgtttttttttttgtggtGTCCGGAATTAACCAGCGTCAATGTACAATCGGTGCTGCGACAACGGACGAATAGAacgttaattatttacttggACAGGCCAGCTCGTTTTCACAATTTCGGTAGAGTGttccgagaaaaaattaacactttcgagatcttttcttccttttctttttgcgGATTAACAGCCGTAAAACGCGTCGTCGCACGGTATAATATCACTAACATACGTATACGTATCATATAATGCGTATATTACAGTAGACGATCATTCGTgtagaaattgtaaaattgtgaGTCGATTAAAATGAATCTAGCCGACTTTAATTATCCTAATTAATAGTCTCAACTATAATTATACGCCCAAATATAGCTCAGATATCGGAAGTGATAGTGGgctgttgtaaaaataaaaatttaacatttgtcATCTTGAGGTTGCATGTATGGAAGGACatgttttattgttttattgtacGTTATATACTGCTTTGTTcggtgtaaaaatataaagcatttCGATTACAGACTTCATACGTACGGGCGTTGCCATTGTTACGGAGTAATCGGCGGCTATTTACGATAACTTGTCTCTCACACTTTCTTGcaactttttcctttctcGACGTAGGATTGCGTGCGAAATCAACTGTTGGGAAGATgtaatatgaaacaaaaaagaaattacgGGGAAGCACATAACTGTGCCAATCAACTCAGACTCGCAAATTATATCCAGATAaccgagaaaattaaaaaggtCGCGTAATTTTTGTGCCGAAAGATCAGCGTTCACGTCCAATCGCTTAAAGTCTAAGAAATATCGCGTGCAGCTTTGAGATCCCTGGATCTCTTTAATTGTCCTATTGACGCAATAGATATTACATCTCATAAGAACGCAATTACATTGGACATTAGAAAATGTCTCAGCTGTGCAATCCTAGTTCAAGAAAGTAGTCCCGAGTTCTCGTTCGTCTAACAATGGCCCAGGCTATGGAGTTAATAATTGCTTTCATGTGGCAATGGTAACAATATGCGTGTATAACAAACATACTTAGAACGGTTTCACTTGTGGTATTACGGCTCTCTGCAATAAAACATATTCATCTGTTCAACTGCTGCTGAATAACAAGGTATGCGGAGTATATCTGGGTACAACGCGACCGACTTTTGCGTCGCTTTTCAGTCCAACAAGAGACAATTACTCATATAATTATCGAAGAGCGAAGATGGCCTCGGCCACTGCAGCTCCTTCAGTTCCATCCGTTTGGACGTTAAAGCTTTCCCCGCATAAAGCTTCCCCTagaaatttcaagaaatcGATAGAAATTTATCGCACGCAGTtcggagaaattaatttttcaagaattattcattttaatcCTTCAAACGGAATTAAAATGGCTTAATCCTTTGCGCAAGAATTAAGATTCTCTCGTTACGGcaaacttttcttttcattctgTTATACTTTACTTATCCACAGAGAAGAAGTTAGAAAGATTATTTCTCTTGTGCATATGAGCTATGCTCACTATCAATTTCTTGTAAttcacttattttattttttttttgcagagcTGTTAATCTTAGATCCTTGAAAATTGCGAGTGCCCATCTTAAACGTCCCCTCGAGATTACGAATAAATCACAAAAGTAATTGTCCGGAAAGCGACGTAAAAGCTCCGTCGATGCGTGGACTTGCTGCAATTAAACACTATACACTTCCTGCTCGTGCCACCAAAACACGACGTACGGACTTTCGAACAACGACTACTGTTTGCAGTCTACTAGGCGCGCAACAAGAGATACGCAATGtgaattatcattattattattaattattctctgACAAACATtcgtctctttttctccctttctctccctctttctctttcgctctctttctctctctctttctctctctctctctctctctttctctctctctctctctctctctctctctctcaagaattgtaaaattaaagaacCCGTGGTCCTCTATATACACACTAGTGATTCCCATTTGTTTAATCGTTTAGCGTATACCGAGAAACGCGTACGGGAGCGGCGTAGTATTGCGACGCACGTTCGTCAAATGCACCGCCGATATTGATTATGTAATTTGGATTGATAAGATCACGGGATCAATGTCCACCGGACGAGCGGATCTGCTCCGTTTTGACAGGTCCGGCGTATTCGATATACGAAAATAGGTAATAACGCCGCGTAATTATACATTTCCGAAACTCCACACCCCGTGCATCCCGATACTTTACCGCATCGtagcgtatatatatatatttatgtatatatatatatatatatatatatatatttattatatatagtataaacatttgtttttctcGTGCACTTAACGCACTACTGTCTCAACACACAATCACACGAGATTACGGAAAACGTCGTCTAGTCGATAAGTGCAACGGTCGTAACGTAAAGCTGGGAGAAGTACTCTCGCTTGCGCTCGCTTGAATGGACAGTCGAACGAAACCCCTAATCAGTCGATGTGTAGTACAAGCGCGCCATCGCTTACTATGTATATAATACGCATAACATTTTGATTAAGTGACACGCTGTCGCGTCGTCGTGTAACGCGTGCAATCTCACGAGGGAAACCGTCTTAtcaaaaaagatgaaaaacaTTGTGGTGTGCTGGAAAGTCGAGCAATCCGCGCTAAAGACCGATTTAAGATCAGTTCGGAAACAGTGGGCCAAGTTTCTTCTACATTATCTTGTTCGCGATGAGGAAACGAGGCGGCAACGCAAAAGAGTCCAGTGTGAAAATCACTCCGGGGATTCGAAAAATCAAGCCTCTGCTTCGCACGTGTGTTTGCCGTTTTGAAACGCTTACTCTTGTACGAAGTAGCGCAAGTGAGACGTTAGAAATTTCGCATACGATGAAAGTGTGAAGAATccaaagtatatatatatattcaatcaATTAAGTCGAAATAAAGCAAAAGCggcattgttttttttcctgtTCGTTAAAATTGTTTCCGGCTTGTTCGAAAACCATCTTTTGGGATTGTCACTTCTTTGCATTGTCTTATCGATACGTCGGAACGACTTGAAAACGgtcattaaaatgtaaatattattactgttattattattattatttcattattattattattattatattattattattctctctctaTAAGTCACACTGAATTACGTATTCTTCGGTAGAGCGTGGAAGATGCCTGCAATGTTCGGAGCACCCGCGTGCaataatctattatatcaatatatatacgtgtatacaCCTGTGTGTCTGCGTGTATCAATTGTAGCGATATCTCGAACGTAAAGAAAGTTACCATGACCCTTCCCGTGTGATTTCCGCTTGGCGTTCGTTTAAGTTTCCTGAATGTACGTATATACAGATATTTGATTGCCGTGACGCGTCAGCTCGTTTTCACCTATGCAAGCTGGACGCGGTGAGATTTCACTTTTTGCTCGTCCGAATGATCGCTCATcgttcgaattttttttttttttttctttttacgtaCCCGCTCGTCGCGCGTGTCGTGACAATTACGTTCGCGAGATCATGGCACACTTCTACGTATTAATCGATCGatcacattttcttttttgtccCTCATATACCCTCTGTAatcgttacaaaaattatatacatacatacgtatcTAACTTTGCGTATACCAAACGAGCGTTCGTTAAT
This DNA window, taken from Linepithema humile isolate Giens D197 chromosome 7, Lhum_UNIL_v1.0, whole genome shotgun sequence, encodes the following:
- the LOC105675767 gene encoding uncharacterized protein MCAP_0864-like isoform X1; translation: MASKVIALGQNEAVELTVERMNKTKIHRKKDQKRTSPTANFISVQKVEKKRSTDSKDKSWCNTFAKQNELYFKQVQSSKHCKTEEAKKNLNIKNQQKKCDNHTNANSFKKISSQKKSEDHSKTRCCCSVLVQDRAIQHPEMYDNDKFESNPIHILGSLMKELKDLVRKDKKACEISNKIEQVLSKISANPENLLSEDLKIKLKDSKAQIEDSSEKIKSIWELQMLKEDKLRSQIREQENYIKEVDEKQAMLEGQAKMLKEQWEEITRTAEDKNKVILRLKQQIEKNNELSERVISDLRADLVKQTELAEKNYINTQYLTLERDKYSELCCQKNTLIKDYQNIIKKLQNQIAKLEMNEVKVRSANTSTVHTVRACSSPTSSFSNRSTESWDLSNISSVRHETREHIAVDATVKDSAHLELVSLLDGESSHTILDSYQNQVTNNKGAAAQNNSGINTSGVIGRGSSFHSLKKDYNKENDVYKARKFSRSEEIQNNIKKKSFHDSKIVESIASNRIPVSVPSPVRDYPHPDWSDTSFSTVSNLDMVSSKND
- the LOC105675767 gene encoding uncharacterized protein PF3D7_1120000-like isoform X2, encoding MASKKVEKKRSTDSKDKSWCNTFAKQNELYFKQVQSSKHCKTEEAKKNLNIKNQQKKCDNHTNANSFKKISSQKKSEDHSKTRCCCSVLVQDRAIQHPEMYDNDKFESNPIHILGSLMKELKDLVRKDKKACEISNKIEQVLSKISANPENLLSEDLKIKLKDSKAQIEDSSEKIKSIWELQMLKEDKLRSQIREQENYIKEVDEKQAMLEGQAKMLKEQWEEITRTAEDKNKVILRLKQQIEKNNELSERVISDLRADLVKQTELAEKNYINTQYLTLERDKYSELCCQKNTLIKDYQNIIKKLQNQIAKLEMNEVKVRSANTSTVHTVRACSSPTSSFSNRSTESWDLSNISSVRHETREHIAVDATVKDSAHLELVSLLDGESSHTILDSYQNQVTNNKGAAAQNNSGINTSGVIGRGSSFHSLKKDYNKENDVYKARKFSRSEEIQNNIKKKSFHDSKIVESIASNRIPVSVPSPVRDYPHPDWSDTSFSTVSNLDMVSSKND
- the LOC105675767 gene encoding uncharacterized protein isoform X3; translation: MASKVIALGQNEAVELTVERMNKTKIHRKKDQKRTSPTANFISVQKVEKKRSTDSKDKSWCNTFAKQNELYFKQVQSSKHCKTEEAKKNLNIKNQQKKCDNHTNANSFKKISSQKKSEDHSKTRCCCSVLVQDRAIQHPEIQIREQENYIKEVDEKQAMLEGQAKMLKEQWEEITRTAEDKNKVILRLKQQIEKNNELSERVISDLRADLVKQTELAEKNYINTQYLTLERDKYSELCCQKNTLIKDYQNIIKKLQNQIAKLEMNEVKVRSANTSTVHTVRACSSPTSSFSNRSTESWDLSNISSVRHETREHIAVDATVKDSAHLELVSLLDGESSHTILDSYQNQVTNNKGAAAQNNSGINTSGVIGRGSSFHSLKKDYNKENDVYKARKFSRSEEIQNNIKKKSFHDSKIVESIASNRIPVSVPSPVRDYPHPDWSDTSFSTVSNLDMVSSKND